From a region of the Solanum stenotomum isolate F172 chromosome 2, ASM1918654v1, whole genome shotgun sequence genome:
- the LOC125854445 gene encoding uncharacterized protein LOC125854445, protein MGGARAQVNKAHKTRFASKSSRNVHKVSSKDKSRIAKPDRNLTKGARAARLQRNKMMREQKRDALLKEKRASSGSNSPPRVIVLFGLSRSVDLSALEQDLLKLLSADGTGVVYQAVASSEYKLRATVLKAPHGDLLACMEMAKVADLIAFVTSANSSNEEDCYIDAFGSHCLSIFRALGLPSTAVLIRDLPSELKKKNDSKKVCTSSLSSEFPEDCKFYPADTKDDLHKFLWLFKEQRFSVPHWRNQRPYLMAQKVDVVADNSISGKCTLLLSGYIRARSLSVNQLVHITGAGDFQLSKIELLKDPCSLNVRKGGDLMESDEMNEAQVISCLTPDPMKQEPLLVENVPDPLAGEQTWPTEAEMAEAERNQEERKLKRKTLPKGTSEYQAAWIVEDSDADVSESENEEDDGMVLDEGENAFNSQGRMDEFELDDDQASLALVSDEETETHSMMMDGENLTREQMEEEIRKIKEAHAEDEEFPDEVDTPLDVPARKRFAKYRGLKSFRTSSWDPKESLPQEYARIFAFDNFNRTQKHVLSRAREMEQNIDECIPAGSYARLHIREVPIGVANKLNRVTTTMPVTLCGLMQHESKISVLHFSLKKHDSYTAPIKAKEEMIFNLGFRQFVARPIFSSDSFNADKQKMERFLHPGRFSVASVYAPISFPPLPLIALKIKDDATPATVAAIGSLRSIDPDRVILKKIILTGYPQRVSKQKATVRYMFHNPEDVRWFKPVEVWSKCGRRGRIKEPVGTHGAMKCILNGVLQQHDTLCMSLFKRTYPRWPEKWFPMTDA, encoded by the exons ATGGGAGGTGCTCGAGCTCAAGTAAACAAAGCTCACAAAACTCGATTTGCTTCAAAGTCATCTCGCAATGTTCATAAAGTTTCTTCAAAAG ACAAGAGTAGAATTGCGAAACCTGATCGCAATCTCACTAAGGGAGCTCGGGCAGCTCGGCTTCAGCGTAATAAGATG ATGAGGGAGCAGAAAAGAGATGCTCTTTTGAAAGAGAAAAGAGCTTCATCTGGATCAAATAGTCCGCCCAGAGTTATT GTTCTGTTTGGTCTATCCAGATCAGTCGACCTTAGTGCACTTGAACAAGATCTCCTGAAGCTATTGTCCGCAGATGGAACTGGTGTTGTGTATCAAGCAGTTGCTTCCTCAGAATATAAGTTGAGAGCAACG GTTTTAAAAGCACCTCATGGTGATCTCTTGGCATGTATGGAGATGGCCAAG GTTGCTGATCTGATTGCTTTTGTCACATCTGCAAATTCCTCTAATGAAGAAGATTGTTATATAGATGCATTTGGATCTCACTGCCTTTCAATCTTTAGAGCTCTTGGTCTTCCTAGTACTGCAGTACTGATTCGT GATCTACCCAgtgagttaaaaaagaaaaatgattcaAAGAAGGTGTGTACATCTAGCCTGTCTTCTGAATTTCCCGAGGATTGCAAGTTCTATCCAGCAGATACAAAGGATGATTTGCATAAG TTTTTGTGGCTTTTTAAGGAGCAAAGGTTCTCAGTACCACATTGGCGTAATCAGCGGCCATATCTAATGGCTCAAAAG GTCGACGTGGTAGCTGATAATTCCATTTCTGGAAAATGTACACTCCTCCTCTCTGGTTATATTCGTGCTCGTAGCCTGTCGGTGAATCAGCTG GTTCACATAACAGGTGCTGGAGATTTTCAGTTATCCAAGATCGAACTTCTCAAGGATCCATGTTCCCTGAATGTGAGAAAAGGAGGAGACTTAATGGAGTCTGATGAAATGAATGAGGCACAG GTCATCAGTTGCTTGACTCCTGACCCTATGAAGCAAGAGCCTTTACTTGTTGAGAATGTCCCTGATCCATTGGCTGGGGAACAG ACATGGCCTACTGAGGCCGAAATGGCTGAAGCAGAAAGAAATCAAGAGGAAAGAAAGCTGAAAAGGAAAACTCTTCCAAAGGGCACTTCTGAATATCAG GCTGCTTGGATTGTAGAAGATTCAGATGCTGATGTTTCTGAGAGCGagaatgaagaagatgatggTATGGTGCTAGACGAAGGGGAAAATGCCTTTAATAGCCAAGGACGTATGGATGAGTTTGAACTCGATGATGACCAGGCTTCTCTAGCACTCGTATCAGATGAAGAAACTGAGACTCATTCCATGATGATG GATGGTGAGAACCTGACTAGGGAGCAAATGGAAGAAGagataagaaaaattaaagaagcaCATGCTGAGGATGAAG AATTCCCTGATGAAGTGGATACTCCATTGGATGTCCCTGCTAGGAAGCGTTTCGCCAAGTACAGAGGGCTCAAATCTTTCAGAACTTCCTCCTGGGACCCGAAA GAGTCTCTACCTCAAGAGTATGCTAGAATATTTGCATTTGACAATTTTAATAGGACGCAAAAGCATGTACTGTCTAGAGCCCGAGAGATGGAACAGAACATTGATGAATGTATACCAGCTGGTTCATATGCAAGGCTCCATATCCGGGAAGTTCCAATTGGTGTGGCAAACAAGTTAAATCGTGTAACGACGACAATGCCTGTGACCCTGTGTGGTCTGATGCAGCATGAGTCTAAAATTTCTGTCCTTCACTTCAG cTTAAAAAAGCACGACAGTTACACTGCTCCAATAAAAGCTAAAGAAGAGATGATATTCAATCTTGGCTTTCGCCAGTTTGTTGCAAG GCCGATATTTTCTTCAGATAGTTTTAACGCTGATAAGCAAAAAATGGAGAGATTTCTCCATCCCGGGCGTTTTTCAGTAGCTTCAGTATATGCTCCTATTTCATTTCCTCCCCTTCCTTTAATTGCCCTGAAGATTAAAGACGATGCAACTCCTGCCACTGTTGCTGCCATTGGCTCTTTGAGAAGTATTGACCCAGATAGGGTTATTCtaaagaaaatcattttaacCGG TTACCCTCAACGAGTATCAAAACAGAAAGCCACGGTAAGATACATGTTTCATAACCCAGAGGATGTCAGATGGTTCAAG CCTGTTGAAGTTTGGTCAAAGTGTGGTCGTCGTGGTCGCATCAAGGAACCTGTTGGTACACATG GGGCAATGAAATGCATCTTGAATGGAGTTCTCCAACAGCATGACACGTTATGCATGAGTTTGTTTAAACGCACATACCCCAGGTGGCCGGAAAAGTGGTTCCCGATGACAGATGCTTAA
- the LOC125854444 gene encoding pentatricopeptide repeat-containing protein At1g76280 isoform X1, which translates to MPKLISKVRASLIVQRFSKLTAIRNGGKEVGDYIQAMRTFTTSNGHVGELVSRSGQKQIVDALVLGERGRAVSLLYEFSLGNNKLSADDFASILQSCARLPDPLFVMETWKIMEEKEINISDKCYSLAVRALCKGGYLKEALSLMSIMGENTNCYSMLPIYNNFLAACYETQTVDYANECMDLMEHQMVGKNEITYAQLLKLAVLQQNLSAVHEIWKECSKFYSLSPLSLRKFIWSFTELRDLNSAHTALQHMVRLAFRENSYISRTAEGRFCDLRLDIPAPSSGNWSSIDVSLDTVSSNIDMERQSLGSMETNTARKTLSASVMKLLRWSFNDVMHACAQVQNCDLAEQLMLQMQTLGLQPSGSTYDGFIRAIATTRGFSDGVEVLKVMQEKNIKPHDSTLAVLAVMCSRELELNLAEVFLDEMSKIHNPRPYNAFLEACDVLDRPEQAVQILAKMKRLNLQPNIRTYELLFSLFGNVNAPYEEGNMLSQVDVAKRINTIEMDMMKNGIQHSHLSLRNVLKALGTEGMVKELIQYLRAAENRFSHYDTYMITPVYNTVLHSLVEAKESQMATQIFKSMVSSGVSPDAATYNIMIDGCSIVGCFRSALALISMMFRSGFNPQAVTLTGLLKILLRSEDFDGALELLNQGISEGIQLDVLLYNTIFQVAAEKGRIDVIELIVEHMHLQGVLPDPSTCSHVFAAYVDHGFYNTAMEALQVLSVRMIAEVDKDTDEKRTELENLILGEDSKDEPQILETFKDSKEYLTVALLQLRWCAILGYPVSWSPSDSQWARRLSSNLASTNGLL; encoded by the exons ATGCCTAAACTCAT ATCGAAGGTTCGTGCCAGTTTGATAGTTCAGAGATTTTCAAAATTAACTGCTATTCGAAAT GGAGGAAAGGAAGTTGGAGACTACATCCAAGCTATGAGAACTTTTACTACCTCAAATG GGCATGTCGGGGAGCTGGTTTCAAGATCAGGGCAAAAACAAATTGTTGATGCACTTGTCTTGGGAGAGAGAGGAAGAGCTGTTAGTCTCCTGTATGAGTTTAGTCTTGGAAACAACAAATTGAGCGCTGATGATTTTGCTTCTATACTGCAAAGTTGTGCAAGACTGCCTGATCCATTA TTTGTGATGGAGACTTGGAAGATCATGGAGGAGAAGGAAATCAACATTAGTGACAAGTGCTATTCTCTTGCCGTTCGAGCACTCTGTAAAGGGGGTTACTTAAAGGAG GCGCTCAGTTTGATGAGTATCATGGGAGAAAACACAAATTGTTATTCTATGTTGCCTATTTATAACAACTTCCTAGCTGCTTGTTATGAAACACAAACAGTAGATTATGCTAATGAATGTATGGATTTGATGGAGCATCAGATGGTGGGAAAGAATGAGATAACATATGCTCAGCTTCTCAAG CTTGCAGTTTTGCAGCAAAACCTGTCTGCTGTCCATGAAATCTGGAAGGAATGTAGTAAATTTTACAGTCTCAGTCCTCTCTCTCTGAGGAAGTTTATATGGTCCTTCACGGAGCTGAGAGATCTGAATTCAGCCCACACAGCCTTACAGCACATGGTGAGATTGGCTTTTAGGGAAAACTCTTACATTAGTAGAACTGCTGAGGGAAGGTTTTGTGATTTAAGATTGGATATTCCAGCACCTTCCTCTGGCAATTGGAGTTCCATCGATGTATCTCTCGACACCGTTAGCAGCAATATTGATATGGAAAGACAAAGCCTTGGCAGTATGGAAACCAACACAGCAAGAAAAACATTAAGTGCATCTGTTATGAAGCTTTTGAGGTGGTCCTTCAATGATGTTATGCATGCTTGTGCACAAGTTCAAAATTGTGATTTGGCTGAACAGTTGATGTTACAG ATGCAAACTCTTGGTTTGCAACCATCAGGGAGTACATACGATGGCTTCATTAGGGCAATTGCTACCACAAGAGGCTTTAGTGATGGAGTGGAAGTG CTAAAGGTTATgcaagagaaaaatattaagcCTCACGATTCAACTCTTGCTGTTTTAGCAGTCATGTGCAGCAGAGAGTTGGAACTCAATCTGGCAGAGGTTTTTTTGGATGAGATGTCCAAAATCCATAATCCTCGTCCTTATAATGCTTTCCTTGAAGCATGTGATGTTCTG GATCGGCCTGAACAAGCAGTCCAGATATTGGCTAAGATGAAAAGGTTGAATCTTCAGCCAAATATCAGGACATATGAGTTGCTATTCTCACTGTTTGGTAATGTGAATGCACCTTATGAAGAGGGCAACATGCTGTCACAAGTGGATGTTGCTAAAAGGATAAATACTATAGAAATGGACATGATGAAGAATGGCATTCAGCACAGTCATTTGTCCTTGAGGAATGTG TTAAAAGCGCTTGGAACAGAAGGGATGGTAAAGGAGCTGATTCAATATTTACGTGCTGCAGAGAATCGGTTTTCTCATTATGACACTTATATGATAACACCTGTCTATAATACAGTTTTACACTCCCTTGTTGAGGCAAAAGAG agtCAAATGGCAACACAGATATTCAAATCAATGGTGTCTTCTGGAGTTTCACCTGATGCTGCAACGTATAATATCATGATTGATGGCTGTAGCATTGTTGGATGTTTCAGATCTGCACTTGCCCTGATCTCTATGATGTTCCGCAGTGGTTTCAATCCTCAAGCAGTGACTTTAACTGGCCTGTTAAAG ATATTGTTGAGATCTGAGGACTTTGATGGAGCATTAGAATTGTTGAATCAAGGAATTTCAGAAGGGATCCAGCTTGATGTACTTCTATATAACACCATTTTTCAAGTGGCAGCTGAGAAG GGAAGAATAGATGTCATCGAGCTCATTGTGGAGCATATGCACCTCCAAGGAGTTCTGCCAGACCCATCAACTTGCAGTCATGTTTTCGCTGCATATGTAGACCATGGATTCTATAACACTGCTATGGAAGCTTTGCAAGTTTTGAGCGTGCGAATGATTGCTGAGGTTGACAAAGATACAGATGAAAAACGAACTGAACTTGAAAATCTAATTCTTGGTGAAGACTCGAAAGATGAGCCCCAGATTCTTGAGACTTTTAAAGACTCAAAAGAATATCTTACTGTTGCCTTACTGCAACTAAGATGGTGTGCCATACTTGGATATCCAGTATCTTGGTCACCTTCGGACAGTCAATGGGCTAGGAGACTTTCAAGTAATCTTGCTTCAACAAACGGTCTTCTATGA
- the LOC125854451 gene encoding uncharacterized protein LOC125854451, which translates to MGFRRRRRLYSLPISPLVLFGVVLIVLCSSFVNGNSNSTQIPITPINHDLYHTRGALLEEIESLVHRHPSKLSMETFSTQNKGYHAETTVVTYCRNKKDCDDRSKLKILLSFGQHGRELITTELALRILSILSEEEFLSSAYPLNLNNTLDRFVIKIVPMENVNGRKLVEAGDLCERRNGRGVDLNRNWSVDWGKKEKDYDPYEENPGSAPFSEPETQIMRKICASFEPHVWVNVHSGMEALFMPYDHKNTTPEGLPSQRMRLMLEKLNRFQLNDRCLVGSGGGSVGYLAHGTATDYMYDIARVPMSFTFEIYGDSTASSRDCFKMFNPTDITTFNRVLNDWSAAFFTLFSLGGVQMKELHPNATASGFEKWVSIDDYLNGYLMERKSRYGKKMEVLELGMQEIRTYFRLFLLSSVLLMFMFCSRISKSGRQIVSAMSL; encoded by the exons ATGGGGTTTCGTCGTCGCCGGCGTTTGTATTCGTTACCCATTTCGCCATTAGTCTTGTTTGGAGTTGTGTTGATTGTTCTGTGTTCTTCGTTTGTAAATGGAAATTCGAATTCCACGCAGATTCCTATTACTCCCATCAATCACGATCTTTATCATACAAG GGGAGCTTTGTTGGAAGAGATAGAATCATTGGTCCATAGACACCCAAGCAAGCTCTCT ATGGAGACATTTTCCACTCAAAACAAAGGGTATCATGCAGAGACAACTGTAGTTACTTATTGCCGGAATAAGAAAGACTGTGATGACAGATCAAAGCTTAAGATCCTTCTT AGTTTTGGGCAGCATGGGAGGGAGCTCATAACTACGGAGCTTGCGTTGCGGATTCTTTCCATTTTAAGTGAAGAGGAATTCTTATCCAGTGCATACCCACTTAATTTAAATAACACGCTTGATAGGTTTGTCATAAAG ATTGTTCCAATGGAGAATGTGAATGGGCGTAAACTTGTCGAAGCAGGGGATCTCTGTGAAAGAAGAAATG GAAGAGGAGTTGATCTTAATCGGAATTGGAGTGTGGATTGGGGCAAGAAAGAGAAG GATTATGATCCATATGAAGAAAATCCCGGGTCTGCCCCTTTTAGTGAGCCTGAGACACAAATTATGCGGAAAATATGTGCATCATTTGAACCACATGTATGGGTTAACGTGCATTCTGGAATGGAG GCTCTATTTATGCCATATGATCACAAGAACACAACTCCGGAAGGATTACCTTCTCAGAGAATGAGATTAATGCTTGAAAAGTTGAATCGTTTTCAACTGAATGATCGTTGCTTAGTTGGATCTGGCGGAGGCTCTGTCGG GTATCTAGCTCATGGGACAGCAACTGACTACATGTATGATATTGCAAGAGTGCCCATGTCTTTCACCTTCGAG ATCTATGGTGATAGCACAGCCTCGTCAAGGGACTGCTTTAAGATGTTCAATCCCACTGACATCACTACTTTTAAT AGAGTTCTCAACGACTGGTCTGCTGCATTTTTTACACTGTTCAGTTTGGGTGGAGTCCAGATGAAGGAGCTTCATCCAAATGCAACTGCATCCGGTTTTGAGAAGTGGGTTTCTATCGATGATTATCTGAACGGTTATTTAATGGAAAGGAAAAGTAGGTACGGGAAGAAAATGGAGGTGCTCGAGCTGGGAATGCAGGAGATTAGGACATACTTTAGATTGTTCTTGTTATCATCTGTACTTCTGATGTTTATGTTTTgttcaagaatctcaaagagCGGCCGGCAAATTGTTTCTGCTATGTCCTTGTAA
- the LOC125854588 gene encoding stemmadenine O-acetyltransferase-like — MMKVQVISRENIQPSSPTPNHLKKFNLCLLDQLIPAPYAPIILFYPNLNNVKLREKSSLLKKSLAQTLSSFYPLAGRFKDELSIDCNDQGVNYVTTNVNCHLIDYLNEPNLESIGQFLPCQPPFKVLGVGDYVTNIQINVFECGGIAIGLCIAHKVLDGAGLSTFLKNWSGLVTCPNLMANYFFPCDDLWLRDTSMTMWSSMFKKGNFVTKRFVFNDSVIDNLKRMSTSAHIKYPTKVEVVSSFIWKCLIASNNKSNSLLTHIVNLRKRAAPALPENILGNLIWLSSAKNNTAKSDVVLSDLVNQVRRSILRIDDCYVKRLRGDEGCSLMRKSLKEIGDFCSKGANHYGFSSWCKFGFYDIDFGFGKPIWVSSISSKCSFFMNLIILMESSRCDNGIEAWVTLDEEEMNMLVSNQELLVFASIDPSPLPLYLPG, encoded by the coding sequence ATGATGAAAGTTCAAGTTATTTCAAGAGAAAATATCCAACCTTCATCTCCAACACCAAAtcacctcaaaaaattcaatctttGTCTCTTAGATCAACTCATTCCAGCTCCTTATGCACCAATTATACTCTTTTATCCAAATCTCAACAACGTTAAACTCCGCGAAAAATCATCATTGTTAAAGAAATCACTAGCTCAAACTTTGTCATCCTTTTATCCCCTAGCAGGGAGGTTTAAAGATGAACTCTCTATTGATTGCAATGATCAAGGAGTTAATTATGTTACAACTAATGTTAATTGCCATCTAATCGATTACCTAAACGAACCAAACCTCGAATCAATTGGTCAATTTCTTCCTTGTCAACCTCCTTTTAAGGTCTTAGGTGTAGGAGATTATGTGACAAACATTCAAATTAATGTTTTTGAATGTGGTGGGATTGCAATTGGTTTATGTATAGCACATAAGGTTCTTGATGGAGCAGGACTTAGTACATTTCTTAAAAATTGGTCTGGATTAGTAACATGTCCTAATTTAATGGCTAATTACTTTTTTCCATGTGATGATTTGTGGTTAAGAGACACATCTATGACAATGTGGAGTTCAATGTTCAAGAAAGGAAATTTTGTTACAAAAAGGTTTGTGTTTAATGACTCTGTTATAGACAACCTTAAAAGAATGTCAACAAGTGCACATATTAAATATCCTACTAAAGTTGAGGTTGTCTCATCTTTCATATGGAAATGTTTAATAGCTTCTAATAACAAGTCTAATTCATTGCTAACACACATTGTGAACTTGAGGAAAAGAGCAGCACCAGCTTTGCCAGAGAACATACTTGGAAATCTTATTTGGTTATCTAGTGCAAAAAATAATACCGCGAAAAGTGATGTGGTGTTGTCTGATTTGGTGAATCAAGTGAGGAGATCTATATTGAGGATTGATGATTGTTATGTTAAAAGGCTACGAGGCGATGAAGGGTGTAGTTTGATGAGGAAATCTCTTAAGGAGATTGGAGATTTTTGCTCAAAAGGTGCAAATCACTATGGTTTTAGTAGTTGGTGCAAGTTTGGATTCTATGACATTGATTTTGGATTTGGAAAACCAATATGGGTGAGTAGTATAAGTTCTAAATGTTCATTTTTCATGAATCTTATTATACTTATGGAATCAAGTAGGTGTGATAATGGAATTGAAGCATGGGTGACTTTGGATGAAGAAGAAATGAACATGTTAGTTAGTAATCAAGAACTCTTGGTTTTTGCTTCCATAGACCCTAGCCCTCTTCCTCTCTACCTCCCGGGGTAG
- the LOC125854444 gene encoding pentatricopeptide repeat-containing protein At1g76280 isoform X2 produces MPKLISKVRASLIVQRFSKLTAIRNGGKEVGDYIQAMRTFTTSNGHVGELVSRSGQKQIVDALVLGERGRAVSLLYEFSLGNNKLSADDFASILQSCARLPDPLALSLMSIMGENTNCYSMLPIYNNFLAACYETQTVDYANECMDLMEHQMVGKNEITYAQLLKLAVLQQNLSAVHEIWKECSKFYSLSPLSLRKFIWSFTELRDLNSAHTALQHMVRLAFRENSYISRTAEGRFCDLRLDIPAPSSGNWSSIDVSLDTVSSNIDMERQSLGSMETNTARKTLSASVMKLLRWSFNDVMHACAQVQNCDLAEQLMLQMQTLGLQPSGSTYDGFIRAIATTRGFSDGVEVLKVMQEKNIKPHDSTLAVLAVMCSRELELNLAEVFLDEMSKIHNPRPYNAFLEACDVLDRPEQAVQILAKMKRLNLQPNIRTYELLFSLFGNVNAPYEEGNMLSQVDVAKRINTIEMDMMKNGIQHSHLSLRNVLKALGTEGMVKELIQYLRAAENRFSHYDTYMITPVYNTVLHSLVEAKESQMATQIFKSMVSSGVSPDAATYNIMIDGCSIVGCFRSALALISMMFRSGFNPQAVTLTGLLKILLRSEDFDGALELLNQGISEGIQLDVLLYNTIFQVAAEKGRIDVIELIVEHMHLQGVLPDPSTCSHVFAAYVDHGFYNTAMEALQVLSVRMIAEVDKDTDEKRTELENLILGEDSKDEPQILETFKDSKEYLTVALLQLRWCAILGYPVSWSPSDSQWARRLSSNLASTNGLL; encoded by the exons ATGCCTAAACTCAT ATCGAAGGTTCGTGCCAGTTTGATAGTTCAGAGATTTTCAAAATTAACTGCTATTCGAAAT GGAGGAAAGGAAGTTGGAGACTACATCCAAGCTATGAGAACTTTTACTACCTCAAATG GGCATGTCGGGGAGCTGGTTTCAAGATCAGGGCAAAAACAAATTGTTGATGCACTTGTCTTGGGAGAGAGAGGAAGAGCTGTTAGTCTCCTGTATGAGTTTAGTCTTGGAAACAACAAATTGAGCGCTGATGATTTTGCTTCTATACTGCAAAGTTGTGCAAGACTGCCTGATCCATTA GCGCTCAGTTTGATGAGTATCATGGGAGAAAACACAAATTGTTATTCTATGTTGCCTATTTATAACAACTTCCTAGCTGCTTGTTATGAAACACAAACAGTAGATTATGCTAATGAATGTATGGATTTGATGGAGCATCAGATGGTGGGAAAGAATGAGATAACATATGCTCAGCTTCTCAAG CTTGCAGTTTTGCAGCAAAACCTGTCTGCTGTCCATGAAATCTGGAAGGAATGTAGTAAATTTTACAGTCTCAGTCCTCTCTCTCTGAGGAAGTTTATATGGTCCTTCACGGAGCTGAGAGATCTGAATTCAGCCCACACAGCCTTACAGCACATGGTGAGATTGGCTTTTAGGGAAAACTCTTACATTAGTAGAACTGCTGAGGGAAGGTTTTGTGATTTAAGATTGGATATTCCAGCACCTTCCTCTGGCAATTGGAGTTCCATCGATGTATCTCTCGACACCGTTAGCAGCAATATTGATATGGAAAGACAAAGCCTTGGCAGTATGGAAACCAACACAGCAAGAAAAACATTAAGTGCATCTGTTATGAAGCTTTTGAGGTGGTCCTTCAATGATGTTATGCATGCTTGTGCACAAGTTCAAAATTGTGATTTGGCTGAACAGTTGATGTTACAG ATGCAAACTCTTGGTTTGCAACCATCAGGGAGTACATACGATGGCTTCATTAGGGCAATTGCTACCACAAGAGGCTTTAGTGATGGAGTGGAAGTG CTAAAGGTTATgcaagagaaaaatattaagcCTCACGATTCAACTCTTGCTGTTTTAGCAGTCATGTGCAGCAGAGAGTTGGAACTCAATCTGGCAGAGGTTTTTTTGGATGAGATGTCCAAAATCCATAATCCTCGTCCTTATAATGCTTTCCTTGAAGCATGTGATGTTCTG GATCGGCCTGAACAAGCAGTCCAGATATTGGCTAAGATGAAAAGGTTGAATCTTCAGCCAAATATCAGGACATATGAGTTGCTATTCTCACTGTTTGGTAATGTGAATGCACCTTATGAAGAGGGCAACATGCTGTCACAAGTGGATGTTGCTAAAAGGATAAATACTATAGAAATGGACATGATGAAGAATGGCATTCAGCACAGTCATTTGTCCTTGAGGAATGTG TTAAAAGCGCTTGGAACAGAAGGGATGGTAAAGGAGCTGATTCAATATTTACGTGCTGCAGAGAATCGGTTTTCTCATTATGACACTTATATGATAACACCTGTCTATAATACAGTTTTACACTCCCTTGTTGAGGCAAAAGAG agtCAAATGGCAACACAGATATTCAAATCAATGGTGTCTTCTGGAGTTTCACCTGATGCTGCAACGTATAATATCATGATTGATGGCTGTAGCATTGTTGGATGTTTCAGATCTGCACTTGCCCTGATCTCTATGATGTTCCGCAGTGGTTTCAATCCTCAAGCAGTGACTTTAACTGGCCTGTTAAAG ATATTGTTGAGATCTGAGGACTTTGATGGAGCATTAGAATTGTTGAATCAAGGAATTTCAGAAGGGATCCAGCTTGATGTACTTCTATATAACACCATTTTTCAAGTGGCAGCTGAGAAG GGAAGAATAGATGTCATCGAGCTCATTGTGGAGCATATGCACCTCCAAGGAGTTCTGCCAGACCCATCAACTTGCAGTCATGTTTTCGCTGCATATGTAGACCATGGATTCTATAACACTGCTATGGAAGCTTTGCAAGTTTTGAGCGTGCGAATGATTGCTGAGGTTGACAAAGATACAGATGAAAAACGAACTGAACTTGAAAATCTAATTCTTGGTGAAGACTCGAAAGATGAGCCCCAGATTCTTGAGACTTTTAAAGACTCAAAAGAATATCTTACTGTTGCCTTACTGCAACTAAGATGGTGTGCCATACTTGGATATCCAGTATCTTGGTCACCTTCGGACAGTCAATGGGCTAGGAGACTTTCAAGTAATCTTGCTTCAACAAACGGTCTTCTATGA